From a single Vitis vinifera cultivar Pinot Noir 40024 chromosome 18, ASM3070453v1 genomic region:
- the LOC104882714 gene encoding uncharacterized protein LOC104882714 has product MDEVESPVRLDGEEPEVDCQIPLKGMVFMSEMDAEKFYYHYAEKIGFKVRKGKVQRLSNGDIKRRFFLCSCEGFRAKNQSNQTKNKYQRKETRTGCNAHVQVTLENGQWVITELHLEHNHDLESRNQRSNKNILDRDKLRLGVFSRNIRSKHVFEPVESQVTDSKRAEEEGLSKVHTPSILDEAEDVDQTIRDANNAAGVVHIMAAESFEGQKTRQAEAWKPTSTTQALEKGKKLPPLHPKKVFIPPQPQEEKEDTMSSNLPDWVFTHGNEEVEVKGTEDVLQHTANDVENISNDGILVKDRVSELPPTSAVHVSIPLPQSFVELLTPFSPSRAPVPLTTLTSAPEKPILSSFSTVGSDSSPTIISSHELQGRRAPPAVQNPTLPISTMTNASTLVPGSSNLQPPPQAEHQGIIRDEGSIPQIGPHALAVSLAWIRETSIQVQGPGFSPAGYSILEQIFTKYGDITADCCFTAPQFRAQFLASIVKIVQLMQQHTARELSDADISFICSTLSDLERAQVKVDWLRTQFVTVGPLIHYAQAEAKRAMMLTRLSAMKVEMAQLEHELDQSEAILRGLKDQMPDWLGIEDKLGKGLL; this is encoded by the exons ATGGATGAGGTTGAATCACCTGTTCGTTTAGATGGGGAAGAGCCTGAAGTTGATTGTCAGATACCACTGAAAGGAATGGTGTTCATGTCAGAGATGGATGCTGAAAAATTTTACTACCACTATGCTGAGAAGATCGGTTTTAAAGTGAGAAAAGGTAAGGTACAAAGGCTATCAAATGGGGACATTAAAAGAcgattttttctttgttcatgcGAAGGTTTTCGGGCCAAGAACCAATCCAATCAGACCAAAAACAAGTATCAGAGAAAAGAAACAAGAACAGGTTGCAATGCCCATGTCCAAGTTACACTTGAAAATGGACAATGGGTGATTACAGAACTTCATCTTGAGCATAACCATGACCTTGAAAGCCGTAATCAAAGGTCAAATAAGAACATCCTCGATAGGGATAAATTGCGCTTGGGTGTTTTTTCTCGGAATATTCGCTCTAAACATGTATTTGAACCAGTCGAATCTCAAGTAACCGACTCCAAAAGGGCAGAAGAAGAG GGTCTATCCAAGGTCCATACTCCCTCCATCCTTGATGAAGCTGAAGACGTAGATCAAACCATTCGGGATGCTAACAACGCTGCAGGAGTGGTTCATATTATGGCAGCTGAATCATTTGAGGGCCAGAAAACACGACAGGCTGAGGCCTGGAAACCCACAAGCACTACCCAAGCTCTTGAGAAGGGAAAGAAATTACCCCCACTACACCCTAAAAAAGTGTTTATTCCTCCTCAGCCACAAGAGGAAAAGGAGGATACAATGAGCAGTAATCTGCCAGATTGGGTATTCACTCATGGCAACGAAGAGGTTGAGGTAAAGGGCACTGAGGATGTACTACAACACACTGCTAATGATGTGGAGAACATTTCTAATGATGGGATACTAGTGAAAGATAGGGTCTCCGAATTGCCGCCTACTTCAGCTGTTCATGTCTCAATTCCTTTGCCTCAAAGCTTTGTTGAACTTCTTACTCCCTTCTCTCCAAGTCGGGCCCCAGTGCCACTAACCACCCTTACCAGTGCTCCTGAGAAGCCCATCCTATCCTCTTTTTCAACAGTTGGCTCAGACTCATCACCTACCATTATTTCGAGTCATGAACTTCAGGGTAGGAGAGCACCACCCGCAGTCCAAAATCCTACTCTCCCCATCTCAACCATGACCAATGCTAGCACATTGGTGCCGGGAAGCTCAAACCTACAACCTCCTCCCCAAGCCGAGCACCAGGGGATTATAAGGGATGAAGGGTCTATTCCCCAAATAGGCCCACATGCTCTGGCAGTAAGTTTGGCATGGATCAGGGAAACCAGTATTCAAGTTCAAGGACCTGGGTTCTCTCCTGCAGGCTATTCAATTTTGGAGCAAATATTTACCAAGTATGGGGACATAACTGCTGACTGCTGCTTTACAGCGCCCCAGTTTCGAGCCCAGTTTCTAGCCTCCATAGTGAAGATTGTGCAACTGATGCAGCAGCACACTGCCCGAGAACTATCAGATGCAGATATCTCCTTTATTTGTAGTACATTGAGCGATTTGGAGAGGGCACAGGTTAAGGTTGATTGGTTAAGAACTCAATTTGTTACTGTGGGGCCTCTGATTCACTATGCACAGGCTGAGGCCAAGAGGGCCATGATGCTCACTCGCTTGAGTGCAATGAAAGTTGAAATGGCACAGCTAGAGCATGAGCTGGATCAATCTGAGGCCATCTTGCGAGGCTTGAAAGATCAAATGCCTGACTGGCTTGGAATTGAGGATAAGCTTGGCAAGGGATTATTGTAG